The DNA sequence GAGCAGCCATGGCTCACAAGGTGATCATTCTCGGATCCGGTTGCGCAGGATCCACGGCCGCCATCTACACGGCCCGGGCGAACCTTTCCCCCCTCGTTCTGGAAGGACACGAGCCCGGCGGGCAGTTGTCCCTCACGACCGATGTGGAAAACTTCCCCGGGTTCCCGAACGGCATTCAGGGGCCGGAACTCGTCGCCCTCATGAAAGAGCAGGCGCAGCGTTTCGGGGCGGAATACCGCATGGAGAAAGTGACCGGGGTCGACCTCGCAAGGCGGCCCTTTCCCGTGACGACCGAGGAGAACACCTACCAGGCGGAATCCCTGATCATCGCCACCGGCGCCTCGGCCAAGATGCTCGGCCTGGAAGCCGAGAAGAAACTGCTCGGCCGGGGGGTATCCACATGTGCGACGTGCGACGGCGCCTTCTTCCGGGAAAAGGAGGTGATGGTGGTGGGAGGGGGGGACACGGCCGCCGAAGAGGCGATCTTCCTCACGAGATTCGCGAGGCGGGTCACCATCGTGCACCGGCGCGACCAGCTCCGGGCCTCCAAGATCATGGCGGACCGCGCCAGGAAGAACCGAAAGATCGAGTTCCTCTGGAACTCCGTGATCACGGACATCCTGGACCCCGAAAAGAAGGAGGTCACCGCGGTGAAAATCCGGAACACCGGAGACGGGAAGGAGGAGACGCGGAAAACCGACGGGGTCTTCCTCGCGATCGGGCACGAGCCGAACACCAAAATCTTCGAGGGGCAGCTCGCGATGGAAAAGGGCTACCTCGTTGTGCGGGACGGGTCAAGGACCAGCGTCGAAGGCGTCTTCGCCGCGGGCGATGTCCACGACTTCGTCTACCGCCAGGCAGTGACCGCGGCCGGCTGCGGATGCCGCGCCGC is a window from the Candidatus Deferrimicrobiaceae bacterium genome containing:
- the trxB gene encoding thioredoxin-disulfide reductase, which encodes MAHKVIILGSGCAGSTAAIYTARANLSPLVLEGHEPGGQLSLTTDVENFPGFPNGIQGPELVALMKEQAQRFGAEYRMEKVTGVDLARRPFPVTTEENTYQAESLIIATGASAKMLGLEAEKKLLGRGVSTCATCDGAFFREKEVMVVGGGDTAAEEAIFLTRFARRVTIVHRRDQLRASKIMADRARKNRKIEFLWNSVITDILDPEKKEVTAVKIRNTGDGKEETRKTDGVFLAIGHEPNTKIFEGQLAMEKGYLVVRDGSRTSVEGVFAAGDVHDFVYRQAVTAAGCGCRAAIDTERWLELQERS